One window of Cupriavidus oxalaticus genomic DNA carries:
- a CDS encoding NAD(P)-binding domain-containing protein — protein MFSSTDTVIVGAGPYGLSVSAYLSKAGVPNQILGEPMHAWRNFMPPGMLLRSEPFASNLYAPWKGYTLEEYCRRNRVAYRQVGLRVPLELFVDYGLWFQSRLVSHVRPVEVVDMHRKEGLYRLLLSDGSAMAARRVVVALGLKGFAQVPPALQAMPKPYVVHSGEFGSLAWAKGKSIVVVGGGQSAIGLAALFGELGARVRLLVRGEINWGREPRVSGGGVTRLLRGRVGLGRGWDSNSPSVLLMSFLLSEHPAFFHMMDLQRRQRLLDTGWAPSGAWWLRDRVEGKVDIRTQSEIRDAELRDGQVVLQVSSANNVSRISADHVVLATGFKIDMARHSFLSQELQDSLSLVCGAPSLTRNFETNLRDLYVVGPAAALSFGPALRFVYGAKYAAPHLARHILGRFKEDGDHRVQPSAREPELDQEHSGSRLHGQTMLHVSDNKAK, from the coding sequence ATGTTCTCATCCACGGATACGGTTATTGTCGGGGCCGGCCCCTATGGTCTGTCGGTTTCGGCCTATCTGAGCAAGGCCGGCGTGCCCAATCAGATTCTCGGGGAACCAATGCATGCCTGGAGAAATTTCATGCCGCCGGGGATGCTCTTGCGCTCGGAACCGTTTGCCTCGAATCTCTACGCGCCGTGGAAAGGCTATACGCTGGAAGAATATTGCCGTCGTAATCGCGTCGCGTACCGACAGGTCGGATTGCGCGTGCCGCTGGAACTCTTCGTGGACTATGGGCTGTGGTTTCAGTCGCGACTGGTCAGTCATGTGCGCCCGGTGGAAGTTGTCGACATGCACCGCAAGGAGGGGCTCTACCGGCTGCTTCTGAGCGATGGCAGCGCCATGGCGGCGCGGCGCGTGGTAGTCGCCCTGGGCCTGAAAGGATTCGCGCAGGTGCCCCCGGCACTGCAGGCCATGCCGAAGCCTTACGTGGTCCACTCCGGCGAGTTCGGAAGCCTGGCTTGGGCGAAAGGCAAGAGTATCGTTGTTGTCGGCGGGGGCCAGTCGGCAATCGGGCTGGCTGCGCTTTTTGGCGAACTCGGAGCTCGGGTTCGGCTGCTTGTGCGCGGCGAGATCAATTGGGGCAGGGAGCCGCGTGTCTCCGGCGGTGGTGTCACAAGGCTGCTCCGAGGGCGCGTCGGCCTGGGACGTGGTTGGGATTCCAATAGTCCAAGTGTGCTTTTGATGTCCTTCCTGTTGTCCGAGCACCCCGCCTTCTTCCACATGATGGATCTCCAGCGCCGCCAGAGGTTGCTCGACACGGGTTGGGCACCGTCTGGGGCGTGGTGGCTGCGCGATCGCGTGGAGGGCAAGGTTGATATCCGGACCCAGAGCGAAATCAGGGATGCCGAACTCAGGGACGGTCAGGTAGTCCTGCAGGTCTCGAGCGCGAATAATGTGTCCCGAATCAGTGCCGATCATGTTGTTCTGGCCACAGGGTTCAAGATTGATATGGCCAGGCATTCCTTCCTCTCCCAGGAGCTTCAGGATTCGCTCTCACTCGTTTGCGGCGCGCCAAGCCTGACGCGCAATTTCGAAACCAATCTACGCGACCTGTACGTGGTTGGACCCGCGGCTGCGCTGAGCTTCGGGCCCGCACTGCGTTTCGTCTATGGCGCGAAGTATGCGGCGCCACACCTGGCACGGCACATTCTCGGGCGCTTCAAGGAGGACGGGGATCATCGTGTCCAGCCATCGGCCCGAGAACCGGAACTGGACCAGGAACACAGTGGAAGCCGTTTGCATGGGCAAACCATGCTTCATGTCTCCGACAACAAGGCGAAATAG